A genomic window from Streptomyces sp. NBC_01429 includes:
- a CDS encoding succinate dehydrogenase hydrophobic membrane anchor subunit — protein sequence MSTDTTSSAISPVEGESLYDADFPAPVIEPPRKRTAKTPKTTRGNFEMAAWLFMRLSGIVLVVLVLGHLLIQLVLDGGVSKIGFAFVAGRWASPFWQVWDLAMLWLAMLHGGNGLRTIINDYAERTNTRLWLKGLLYTATVFTILLGSLVIFTFDPNIR from the coding sequence ATGTCCACTGACACCACGTCTTCCGCGATCAGTCCCGTCGAGGGCGAGAGCCTGTACGACGCCGACTTCCCGGCTCCGGTCATCGAGCCGCCGCGCAAGCGCACCGCCAAGACCCCGAAGACGACCAGGGGCAACTTCGAGATGGCCGCGTGGCTCTTCATGCGGCTGTCCGGAATCGTGCTGGTCGTCCTGGTCCTGGGCCACCTGCTGATCCAGCTCGTGCTCGACGGCGGCGTGTCCAAGATCGGCTTCGCCTTCGTGGCCGGCCGCTGGGCGTCCCCGTTCTGGCAGGTCTGGGACCTCGCGATGCTGTGGCTGGCGATGCTGCACGGCGGCAATGGCCTGCGCACGATCATCAACGACTACGCGGAGCGCACCAACACGCGCCTGTGGCTCAAGGGCCTGCTGTACACCGCCACGGTGTTCACCATCCTTCTCGGCTCGCTGGTGATCTTCACCTTCGACCCGAACATCCGCTAA
- the sdhA gene encoding succinate dehydrogenase flavoprotein subunit, whose protein sequence is MKIHKYDTVIVGAGGAGMRAAIESTKRSRTAVLTKLYPTRSHTGAAQGGMAAALANVEEDNWEWHTFDTIKGGDYLVDQDAAEILAKEAIDAVLDLEKMGLPFNRTPDGTIDQRRFGGHSRNHGEAPVRRSCYAADRTGHMILQTLYQNCVKEGVEFFNEFYVLDQLLTEVDGVKKSAGVVAYELATGEIHVFQAKAVIYASGGTGKFFKVTSNAHTLTGDGQAACYRRGLPLEDMEFFQFHPTGIWRMGILLTEGARGEGGILRNKDGERFMEKYAPVMKDLASRDVVSRSIYTEIREGRGCGPEGDHVYLDLTHLPPEQLDAKLPDITEFARTYLGIEPYTDPIPIQPTAHYAMGGIPTNVTGEVLSDNTTVVPGLYAAGEVACVSVHGANRLGTNSLLDINVFGRRSGIAAAEYSAANDYVELPENPAELVETQVERLRNSTGKERVAELRLELQECMDANVMVFRTEQTIKTAVEKIGELRERYLNVSVQDKGRRFNTDLLEAIELGNLLDLAEVMAVSALARKESRGGHYREDFPNRDDVNFMRHTMAYREVGDDGAESIRLDYKPVVQTRYQPMERKY, encoded by the coding sequence ATGAAGATCCATAAGTACGACACCGTCATCGTCGGCGCCGGTGGCGCCGGTATGCGCGCGGCCATCGAGTCGACCAAGCGCAGCCGTACCGCCGTGCTGACGAAGCTGTACCCCACCCGCTCACACACGGGCGCCGCGCAGGGCGGCATGGCCGCCGCGCTCGCCAACGTGGAGGAGGACAACTGGGAGTGGCACACCTTCGACACGATCAAGGGCGGCGACTACCTGGTCGACCAGGACGCCGCCGAGATCCTGGCGAAGGAGGCCATCGACGCGGTCCTCGACCTGGAGAAGATGGGCCTGCCGTTCAACCGCACCCCGGACGGCACCATCGACCAGCGCCGCTTCGGCGGCCACTCGCGCAACCACGGCGAGGCGCCGGTCCGCAGGTCCTGCTACGCGGCGGACCGCACCGGCCACATGATCCTCCAGACGCTGTACCAGAACTGCGTCAAGGAGGGCGTGGAGTTCTTCAACGAGTTCTACGTCCTGGACCAGCTCCTGACCGAGGTCGACGGGGTCAAGAAGTCCGCCGGTGTGGTCGCCTACGAGCTGGCCACCGGCGAGATCCACGTCTTCCAGGCGAAGGCGGTCATCTACGCGTCCGGCGGCACCGGCAAGTTCTTCAAGGTGACCTCGAACGCGCACACGCTGACCGGTGACGGCCAGGCCGCGTGCTACCGGCGCGGGCTGCCGCTGGAGGACATGGAGTTCTTCCAGTTCCACCCGACGGGCATCTGGCGCATGGGCATCCTGCTGACGGAGGGCGCCCGCGGTGAGGGCGGCATCCTCCGCAACAAGGACGGCGAGCGCTTCATGGAGAAGTACGCGCCCGTCATGAAGGACCTCGCCTCCCGCGACGTCGTCTCGCGCTCCATCTACACGGAGATCCGCGAGGGCCGCGGCTGCGGTCCCGAGGGCGACCACGTCTACCTCGACCTCACGCACCTGCCGCCGGAGCAGCTGGACGCCAAGCTGCCCGACATCACCGAGTTCGCGCGGACGTACCTGGGCATCGAGCCGTACACGGACCCGATCCCGATCCAGCCGACCGCGCACTACGCCATGGGCGGCATCCCCACCAACGTGACCGGTGAGGTCCTCTCGGACAACACCACGGTCGTCCCTGGCCTGTACGCGGCCGGCGAGGTGGCGTGCGTCTCGGTGCACGGCGCCAACCGGCTCGGCACCAACTCGCTGCTGGACATCAACGTCTTCGGGCGCAGGTCCGGCATCGCCGCCGCCGAGTACTCCGCGGCCAACGACTACGTCGAGCTGCCCGAGAACCCGGCCGAACTGGTCGAGACCCAGGTGGAGCGGCTGCGCAACTCCACGGGCAAGGAGCGGGTCGCCGAGCTGCGCCTGGAGCTCCAGGAGTGCATGGACGCCAACGTGATGGTGTTCCGTACCGAGCAGACGATCAAGACGGCCGTCGAGAAGATCGGCGAGCTGCGCGAGCGCTATCTGAACGTGTCCGTCCAGGACAAGGGCCGGCGCTTCAACACGGATCTGCTGGAGGCCATCGAGCTGGGCAACCTGCTCGACCTGGCCGAGGTCATGGCCGTGTCCGCGCTCGCCCGCAAGGAGTCGCGCGGCGGTCACTACCGCGAGGACTTCCCGAACCGCGACGACGTCAACTTCATGCGCCACACCATGGCGTACCGCGAGGTGGGCGACGACGGTGCCGAGTCGATCCGGCTCGACTACAAGCCGGTCGTCCAGACCCGCTACCAGCCGATGGAGCGTAAGTACTGA